The following are encoded in a window of Aquipuribacter sp. SD81 genomic DNA:
- a CDS encoding O-acetylhomoserine aminocarboxypropyltransferase/cysteine synthase family protein codes for MSERQFGFRTRALHAGGAPDPTTGARAVPIYQTTSFVFEDAADAANLFALQKYGLIYSRIGNPTVSALEERLASLEGGLGAVATASGQAAEFITFAALAGAGDHVVAGASLYGGTITQLDVTLRRFGVDTTFVRGGDPADFAAAMTDRTRFVFAEVVANPGGEVADVAGLAEVAHAHGVPLVVDATTVTPYLCRPIEHGADIVIHSTTKFIGGHGTTLGGVVVDSGRFPWDNGKFPSMTEPVPSYGDLRWWGNFAEYGFLTKLRSEQLRDIGASLSPHSAFLLLQGVETLPQRMREHAANARRVAEWLEADERVSWVRYAGLPSHPDHERAERYTPEGPGAVFSFGVRGGREAGERFISSVRLCSHLANIGDARTLVLHPASTTHQQLSEEQLAAGGVSPDLIRISVGLEDVDDVLWDLDQALDAAVRGDVASASAAPPPDEVDGGTSAVAS; via the coding sequence ATGAGCGAGCGGCAGTTCGGGTTCCGCACCCGCGCCCTGCACGCCGGCGGCGCGCCGGACCCCACGACGGGCGCGCGGGCGGTGCCGATCTACCAGACGACGAGCTTCGTGTTCGAGGACGCCGCCGACGCCGCCAACCTCTTCGCGCTGCAGAAGTACGGCCTTATCTACTCCCGCATCGGCAACCCGACCGTGTCGGCGCTGGAGGAGCGGCTCGCCTCCTTGGAGGGCGGCCTCGGGGCCGTCGCGACCGCGTCGGGGCAGGCCGCGGAGTTCATCACCTTCGCCGCGCTCGCCGGCGCCGGCGACCACGTCGTCGCGGGCGCGTCGTTGTACGGCGGGACGATCACCCAGCTCGACGTCACGCTGCGCCGCTTCGGGGTCGACACGACCTTCGTGCGCGGCGGCGACCCCGCCGACTTCGCCGCCGCGATGACCGACCGCACCCGGTTCGTCTTCGCCGAGGTCGTCGCCAACCCCGGCGGCGAGGTCGCCGACGTCGCGGGTCTCGCCGAGGTCGCCCACGCCCACGGCGTGCCTCTCGTCGTCGACGCCACGACCGTCACGCCGTACCTGTGCCGGCCGATCGAGCACGGCGCCGACATCGTCATCCACTCCACGACGAAGTTCATCGGCGGCCACGGCACCACCCTCGGCGGGGTCGTCGTCGACTCCGGCCGCTTCCCGTGGGACAACGGGAAGTTCCCCTCCATGACGGAGCCCGTGCCGAGCTACGGCGACCTGCGCTGGTGGGGCAACTTCGCCGAGTACGGCTTCCTCACGAAGCTGCGCAGCGAGCAGCTGCGCGACATCGGCGCGTCGCTCAGCCCGCACTCGGCGTTCCTGCTGCTGCAGGGCGTGGAGACGCTGCCGCAGCGCATGCGCGAGCACGCCGCCAACGCGCGCCGGGTCGCCGAGTGGCTCGAGGCCGACGAGCGCGTCAGCTGGGTCCGCTACGCCGGCCTGCCGTCGCACCCCGACCACGAGCGCGCCGAGCGCTACACCCCCGAGGGTCCCGGGGCCGTCTTCAGCTTCGGCGTGCGCGGCGGGCGCGAGGCCGGCGAGCGGTTCATCTCCTCGGTGCGGCTGTGCAGCCACCTCGCGAACATCGGCGACGCCCGAACCCTCGTGCTGCACCCGGCGTCCACGACGCACCAGCAGCTGAGCGAGGAACAGCTCGCCGCGGGCGGCGTCTCGCCGGACCTCATCCGCATCAGCGTCGGGCTGGAGGACGTCGACGACGTGCTGTGGGACCTCGACCAGGCCCTCGACGCGGCCGTGCGCGGCGACGTGGCGAGCGCGTCGGCCGCGCCCCCGCCCGACGAGGTCGACGGCGGCACCTCGGCGGTGGCGTCGTGA
- a CDS encoding VOC family protein has translation MALHINSVTVDSLDPAAQARFWVEALGWHLVHSAEDGSAAVIAPAATREEGGKAFPVMFWRVQDAKSAGKNRWHFDLAPDDQDTEVARLEALGARRADIGQGGDEHVTWLVMADPEGNEFCVLSSLPTGAPGGSEGAAP, from the coding sequence ATGGCGCTGCACATCAACTCCGTGACCGTCGACTCCCTCGACCCGGCCGCGCAGGCGCGGTTCTGGGTGGAGGCCCTCGGCTGGCACCTCGTCCACTCCGCCGAGGACGGCAGCGCGGCCGTCATCGCGCCCGCCGCGACGCGGGAGGAGGGCGGCAAGGCGTTCCCCGTCATGTTCTGGCGCGTGCAGGACGCGAAGTCGGCGGGCAAGAACCGCTGGCACTTCGACCTCGCACCGGACGACCAGGACACCGAGGTCGCACGCCTGGAGGCTCTCGGCGCGCGTCGCGCGGACATCGGGCAGGGCGGCGACGAGCACGTCACGTGGCTCGTGATGGCCGACCCCGAGGGCAACGAGTTCTGCGTGCTGAGCAGCCTCCCGACGGGTGCGCCGGGCGGTTCGGAGGGCGCCGCACCCTAG
- a CDS encoding response regulator transcription factor produces MSEDVRVAVVDDHPVFRLGMVSLLGSLDGVAVVGQAASAAQAADVLDETATPDLDVVLMDVDLGDGSGIEVTRDLVRARPDVAVLVVTMHEDDDNLVAAIRAGARGYLLKSASPTEVERAVRAVANGEVILGPEVAARTLAYLSGARTAAVGGPVPFPELTAREREVLDLVARGLDNASVARRLVLADKTVRNTVAAITAKLAVRDRSALIVRAREGGLGG; encoded by the coding sequence GTGAGCGAGGACGTCCGGGTCGCCGTCGTCGACGACCACCCGGTCTTCCGGCTCGGGATGGTGAGCCTGCTCGGCAGCCTCGACGGCGTCGCCGTCGTCGGCCAGGCCGCCTCGGCCGCGCAGGCGGCCGACGTCCTCGACGAGACCGCGACGCCCGACCTCGACGTCGTCCTCATGGACGTCGACCTCGGCGACGGCTCCGGCATCGAGGTGACACGCGACCTGGTCCGGGCCCGGCCGGACGTCGCCGTCCTCGTCGTCACCATGCACGAGGACGACGACAACCTCGTCGCGGCCATCCGCGCGGGGGCCCGCGGCTACCTGCTGAAGAGCGCGAGCCCGACCGAGGTGGAGCGCGCCGTGCGCGCCGTCGCGAACGGCGAGGTCATCCTCGGGCCCGAGGTCGCCGCGCGAACCCTCGCGTACCTGTCGGGTGCGCGTACCGCCGCGGTCGGTGGTCCGGTTCCGTTCCCCGAGCTGACGGCCCGCGAGCGGGAGGTGCTCGACCTCGTCGCGCGCGGCCTCGACAACGCCTCGGTCGCGCGACGGCTGGTCCTGGCCGACAAGACCGTGCGGAACACCGTCGCGGCGATCACCGCGAAGCTCGCGGTGCGGGACCGGTCGGCCCTCATCGTGCGGGCACGGGAGGGCGGGCTCGGCGGCTGA
- a CDS encoding CoA-binding protein, with the protein MSATPRDERTWSGPSAQQRQAILRRTRTVAVVGASDKPSRASYFVSTYLLSTSPYEVWFVNPNVREILGRPVYSSLAELPGVPDLVDVFRRHDDLPAVLEETLALDEGVQTLWLQLGLWHEGVARRAEAAGLDVVMDRCLKIEHARFHGGLHLAGFDTGVIDSRRRRD; encoded by the coding sequence GTGAGCGCGACCCCGCGCGACGAGCGCACGTGGAGCGGCCCGAGCGCGCAGCAGCGCCAGGCGATCCTGCGCCGGACCCGGACCGTCGCCGTGGTGGGCGCCAGCGACAAGCCGTCGCGCGCGTCGTACTTCGTCTCGACGTACCTGCTGTCCACCTCGCCGTACGAGGTGTGGTTCGTCAACCCGAACGTGCGCGAGATCCTCGGCCGGCCCGTGTACTCCTCGCTCGCCGAGCTGCCCGGGGTGCCCGACCTGGTCGACGTGTTCCGCCGCCACGACGACCTGCCGGCGGTGCTGGAGGAGACCCTCGCCCTCGACGAGGGCGTGCAGACGCTGTGGCTGCAGCTGGGGCTCTGGCACGAGGGCGTCGCCCGCCGCGCCGAGGCGGCCGGCCTCGACGTCGTCATGGACCGTTGCCTCAAGATCGAGCACGCCCGGTTCCACGGCGGCCTGCACCTCGCGGGCTTCGACACCGGCGTCATCGACTCCCGGCGGCGCCGCGACTGA
- a CDS encoding molybdopterin-dependent oxidoreductase, translating to MAAATRRRGLPRRVSNWLLLVATAVALLTGLLTWFVVTDAGRWVVAVHGAAGLLLLLLVPWKTPVVRSGLARGRRTRWLSLLLLAVTVLALVTGVLHATGLATAAGGQLMMWWHVASGFTVAALLVWHALARRQPLRRTDLDRRLALRAGGVALGAGAMWLATSTATTALALPGEARRPTGSYLLPRPRPTIWLFDSTPARADADPVIWHVDLTDADGTRTVPVTDLAGSAERTRRTVVIDCTSGWASEQPWTGVPLAALVRPAPGDRSALVRSRTGYARRFPIAELDDLLLATDMADAPLDVVLGGPVRLVVPDQRGFAWVKWVAEVRTDPAPPWAQPPVPLR from the coding sequence ATGGCGGCGGCGACGCGACGGCGGGGTCTGCCGCGCCGCGTGAGCAACTGGCTGCTGCTCGTCGCGACGGCCGTCGCGCTGCTCACCGGGCTGCTCACGTGGTTCGTCGTGACGGACGCCGGCCGCTGGGTCGTCGCCGTGCACGGCGCCGCAGGGCTGCTCCTTCTGCTGCTCGTGCCGTGGAAGACGCCGGTCGTCCGCTCCGGGCTGGCGCGCGGGCGCCGCACCCGCTGGCTGTCGCTGCTGCTGCTCGCCGTGACGGTCCTCGCCCTCGTCACGGGCGTCCTCCACGCGACGGGGCTGGCGACGGCCGCGGGTGGGCAGCTGATGATGTGGTGGCACGTCGCGTCCGGCTTCACCGTCGCCGCGCTGCTCGTGTGGCACGCGCTGGCCCGTCGGCAGCCGCTGCGGCGCACCGACCTCGACCGGCGGCTCGCGCTGCGCGCCGGTGGCGTCGCGCTCGGCGCCGGGGCGATGTGGCTCGCGACGAGCACCGCCACCACCGCGCTCGCCCTGCCCGGTGAGGCGCGCCGCCCCACCGGCTCGTACCTGCTGCCGCGGCCGCGCCCGACCATCTGGCTGTTCGACAGCACGCCGGCCCGCGCCGACGCCGACCCGGTGATCTGGCATGTCGACCTGACGGACGCCGACGGCACCCGCACCGTGCCCGTCACCGACCTCGCCGGCTCGGCGGAGCGCACGAGACGAACCGTCGTCATCGACTGCACCTCCGGCTGGGCGAGCGAGCAGCCGTGGACGGGCGTGCCGCTCGCCGCGCTCGTGCGGCCCGCCCCGGGCGACCGGTCGGCCCTCGTCCGCTCCCGCACCGGCTACGCCCGCCGGTTCCCGATCGCCGAGCTCGACGACCTGCTGCTCGCGACCGACATGGCCGACGCGCCGCTCGACGTCGTCCTCGGCGGCCCTGTCCGCCTCGTCGTGCCCGACCAGCGCGGGTTCGCGTGGGTCAAGTGGGTCGCCGAGGTCCGCACCGACCCGGCGCCGCCGTGGGCGCAGCCGCCCGTCCCGCTGCGCTAG
- a CDS encoding sensor histidine kinase: MTATVAAGSGTTTAAPALLEGRRGGAPAAAVVTLVLAWGTGVLSLLLLLGAALRPGEDLIFYAVDLAVAVVFGAVGAVVLWRVVHPVAVLMSLAAVGGALACLGYGYDALGREVGGLPAQDAVYRLFSTAWLPGTFAMFLVLPWLVREDGSWPPDRAGRAGLGAGLFVTSLVLGIQFLPETGAAFLAFSALTAVAVVLGLVAAWACVRRRRDLPPGQRTPYVWLALGTATVAVSFVPFAVPPLLGVVPVAVVPSLHLVSQVLLPGAVMVVVLRRRLWGLDLALSRAVLAGALTAVLVLAYVVVTALVGALVPGTGLGQLAAAAAVVAAVQPSRLWLQRRVDRLVHGDAHDPAQAVRRLGASLGAASSTEDLLEGLVDGVVAALRLDGAVLVVDGEEVLRRGRPSPGPDTLGVPLQHRGAPVGRLDVTAPGGERLDARGRAALADLAGVVAAGVALTVAARDLETAREKVTEARLAERRVLRRELHDGLGPSLAGIRLGIGAARNVVREDPAAAADLLEALQAELDERVQDVRTLSRDLLPPALDELGLLPALTELAARHATGGLDVRLDLDPATSALRGPLAVTAYGIVVEAVTNVARHSGASCATVRLRREDDRLLVHVDDDGTGIGDRAVPGVGTSSMRERAEEVGGTLRLGAAPGGGTRVAAELPWPA; the protein is encoded by the coding sequence ATGACAGCGACCGTCGCCGCCGGCAGCGGGACCACCACCGCCGCGCCGGCCCTCCTCGAGGGCCGGCGCGGTGGCGCGCCTGCGGCCGCCGTCGTGACCCTCGTCCTCGCCTGGGGGACCGGGGTCCTGTCGCTCCTCCTCCTGCTCGGCGCCGCCCTCCGGCCCGGGGAGGACCTGATCTTCTACGCCGTCGACCTCGCCGTCGCCGTCGTCTTCGGTGCCGTCGGGGCCGTCGTGCTGTGGCGGGTCGTGCACCCCGTCGCCGTCCTGATGTCACTGGCCGCCGTCGGTGGCGCGCTCGCGTGCCTCGGCTACGGCTACGACGCCCTCGGGCGGGAGGTCGGAGGGCTGCCCGCGCAGGATGCCGTGTACCGGCTCTTCAGCACCGCGTGGCTCCCCGGGACGTTCGCGATGTTCCTCGTGCTGCCGTGGCTGGTACGGGAGGACGGCTCGTGGCCGCCCGACCGGGCGGGTCGTGCGGGACTGGGCGCGGGCCTGTTCGTGACGTCTCTCGTGCTCGGGATCCAGTTCCTGCCCGAGACCGGTGCCGCCTTCCTCGCCTTCTCGGCTCTCACCGCGGTGGCGGTCGTCCTGGGGCTGGTCGCCGCGTGGGCGTGCGTGCGCCGGCGTCGTGACCTGCCGCCCGGCCAGCGGACGCCGTACGTCTGGCTGGCGCTCGGCACGGCGACGGTCGCCGTCTCGTTCGTCCCCTTCGCCGTGCCGCCGTTGCTCGGCGTCGTGCCCGTCGCGGTCGTCCCGTCGCTGCACCTGGTGAGCCAGGTGCTGCTGCCCGGCGCCGTCATGGTCGTGGTCCTGCGCCGCCGGCTGTGGGGGCTCGACCTCGCTCTGTCCCGCGCGGTCCTGGCGGGCGCGCTGACCGCGGTGCTCGTCCTCGCCTACGTCGTCGTCACGGCGCTCGTCGGTGCGCTCGTGCCGGGCACCGGCCTCGGCCAGCTCGCGGCGGCCGCCGCGGTCGTGGCCGCGGTCCAGCCGTCGCGGCTGTGGCTGCAGCGCCGCGTCGACCGGCTCGTCCACGGTGACGCGCACGACCCCGCGCAGGCGGTCCGCCGCCTCGGTGCCTCCCTGGGCGCCGCGTCGTCGACGGAGGACCTCCTCGAGGGGCTCGTCGACGGCGTCGTCGCCGCCCTCCGGCTCGACGGCGCCGTGCTCGTCGTCGACGGTGAGGAGGTCCTCCGCCGCGGCCGCCCGTCGCCCGGCCCGGACACCCTCGGCGTCCCCCTGCAGCACCGCGGCGCGCCCGTGGGGCGCCTCGACGTCACCGCCCCCGGCGGGGAGCGGCTCGACGCCCGGGGCCGGGCGGCGCTCGCGGACCTCGCCGGCGTCGTCGCGGCGGGCGTGGCGCTCACCGTGGCCGCGCGCGACCTCGAGACGGCCCGGGAGAAGGTGACCGAGGCCCGGCTGGCCGAGCGCCGCGTGCTGCGCCGCGAGCTGCACGACGGCCTCGGGCCGTCGCTCGCGGGTATCCGGCTCGGCATCGGTGCGGCGCGCAACGTCGTGCGTGAGGACCCGGCGGCCGCGGCCGACCTGCTCGAGGCGCTGCAGGCCGAGCTCGACGAGCGGGTGCAGGACGTCCGCACCCTGTCCCGCGACCTGCTGCCGCCCGCGCTCGACGAGCTGGGGCTCCTGCCCGCGCTCACCGAGCTCGCGGCCCGCCACGCGACCGGCGGTCTCGACGTGCGGCTCGACCTCGACCCCGCGACGTCCGCGCTGCGCGGGCCGCTCGCCGTCACCGCCTACGGCATCGTCGTGGAGGCGGTGACGAACGTCGCCCGGCACAGCGGCGCCTCGTGCGCCACCGTCCGGCTGCGCCGCGAGGACGACCGGCTCCTCGTGCACGTCGACGACGACGGCACGGGCATCGGTGACCGCGCGGTGCCGGGCGTCGGCACGTCGTCGATGCGGGAGCGCGCGGAGGAGGTCGGCGGCACGCTGCGCCTCGGCGCGGCGCCGGGCGGCGGCACCCGGGTGGCGGCGGAGCTGCCGTGGCCGGCGTGA